CAATGAGCCCAGGAGCAGCGCCGTGCGCGTAATACGAAAGTATGCCAATCGTCGTCTCTACGACACCGAACAGAGCCGCTACGTCACCCTGGAGGACTTGCGCGGATTGATTCTCGAGGAAGTGCCGTTTCGCGTCGAGGATGCCAAGAGTGGTGAGGATCTGACGCGTACCATTCTGCTGTCGATCATTATCGAGCAGGAGCAGGCCGATGGCGACGCGGAAGTGTTCTCCAACGATCTGCTGCAGCAGTTGATTCGCGTCTACGCCATGTCCCAGCCACTCCCGCTGGCGCGTTATCTCGAACAGGGCACGCGGCTGATGCTAGAACAGCAGAAGCGCATGCAGGACCAGTGGCAGCAGGCGATGCGCCACTCGCCGATGGAGTTCATGCGCGAGCTTGCCGAAGAGAACATGCGGTTCTGGCAAAAGACCATCAATCAAAACCGTCAGGACGAAGATGAGTGAAGCAGCAGCACCGACAGGTACCGGCCTTTCTGGCATACTGGCGGGCTTGATCGCTTCCCTCTGCGCCCATCGTTTGCACCTAACACAGTCAAGCAAGGTCTTTAGATGAAGGTTCTTATCATCGGCGGCGGTGGCCGCGAACACGCCCTGGCCTGGAAGGTCGCCCAGTCGCCGAATGTCGAGAGCGTTCATGTGGCACCGGGCAATGCCGGCACCCAGAGTGAGCCCAAGCTCACCAATCTCGACCTCGCCGCCGACGATCTGGCGGGATTGGAAGCCTTCGCCCGCGATCAGGAGATCGACCTGACCATTGTCGGCCCCGAGGCGCCGCTGGTCGCGGGCGTGGTGGATCGCTTCCAGGCCGCCGGGCTTGCCATCTTTGGCCCCAGCCAGGCAGCCGCCCAGCTCGAGGGCTCGAAGTCCTTCACCAAGGATTTCCTGGCCCGCCACGCCATCCCTAGCGCCGATTACGCCACCTTCACCGAGATTGTTCCGGCACTGGCCTATCTGGCCGAGAAGGGCGCGCCGATCGTTATCAAGGCCGATGGCCTGGCGGCTGGCAAGGGGGTGATCGTGGCCATGACCGAGCAGGAGGCCGAAGCCGCCGTGCGTGACATGCTCGAGGCCAACGCCTTCGGCGATGCGGGTGCCCGGGTGGTGATCGAGGAGTTCCTGAGCGGCGAAGAGGCAAGTTTCATCGTCATGGTCGATGGCGACAATGTGCTGCCGATGGCTACCAGCCAGGATCACAAGCGCATCGGCGAGGGCGATACCGGCCCCAACACCGGTGGTATGGGTGCCTACTCGCCGGCACCGGTGGTCACCGCCGAGGTGCACCAGCGCATCATGGACGAGGTGATCCTGCCCACCGTCAAAGGTATGGCGGCGGAAGGGCACCCCTATATCGGCTTTCTCTATGCCGGCTTGATGATTGATGAGCAGGGCGCACCCAAGGTGATCGAGTACAACTGCCGCTTCGGCGATCCCGAGACCCAGCCGATCATGCTGCGCATGCGCTCGGATCTCGCCGAACTGTGCCTGGCCGGCGCGCGTGGCGAACTCGCCGATGCACGCTGCGAGTGGGACGCGCGGGCCGCAGTCGGCGTGGTGCTGGCCGCCGGGGGTTATCCGAACGCCTATCGCAAGGGCGCTGCGATCGAAGGGCTGGAGGAGGCCGCCGCCACCGGGTGCAAGGTGTTCCATGCCGGTACCGCCCAGGACGACCAAGGTCGAGTCGTCACCAGCGGCGGGCGCGTGCTATGTGTGACGGCGCTGGGCGAGAGCGTCTCCCTGGCGCGCGACCTGGCCTATCGTGGCGTTGACGCCA
This DNA window, taken from Halomonas sp. TA22, encodes the following:
- the phaR gene encoding polyhydroxyalkanoate synthesis repressor PhaR, producing the protein MRVIRKYANRRLYDTEQSRYVTLEDLRGLILEEVPFRVEDAKSGEDLTRTILLSIIIEQEQADGDAEVFSNDLLQQLIRVYAMSQPLPLARYLEQGTRLMLEQQKRMQDQWQQAMRHSPMEFMRELAEENMRFWQKTINQNRQDEDE
- the purD gene encoding phosphoribosylamine--glycine ligase; the encoded protein is MKVLIIGGGGREHALAWKVAQSPNVESVHVAPGNAGTQSEPKLTNLDLAADDLAGLEAFARDQEIDLTIVGPEAPLVAGVVDRFQAAGLAIFGPSQAAAQLEGSKSFTKDFLARHAIPSADYATFTEIVPALAYLAEKGAPIVIKADGLAAGKGVIVAMTEQEAEAAVRDMLEANAFGDAGARVVIEEFLSGEEASFIVMVDGDNVLPMATSQDHKRIGEGDTGPNTGGMGAYSPAPVVTAEVHQRIMDEVILPTVKGMAAEGHPYIGFLYAGLMIDEQGAPKVIEYNCRFGDPETQPIMLRMRSDLAELCLAGARGELADARCEWDARAAVGVVLAAGGYPNAYRKGAAIEGLEEAAATGCKVFHAGTAQDDQGRVVTSGGRVLCVTALGESVSLARDLAYRGVDAIHWPEMCCRRDIAYRAIAREAR